In the Parasteatoda tepidariorum isolate YZ-2023 chromosome 3, CAS_Ptep_4.0, whole genome shotgun sequence genome, one interval contains:
- the LOC107450118 gene encoding TATA element modulatory factor isoform X7 → MSWFDTAGIANFAKTALTTAQKTIDKALDIQEEKNPRTDKKVGTQKLDSESFFEAFGLNEKPSTSQPTVKPSNISSIKPSQNAIPSSTLKEGDVHGSGFWSDTWGSFFDGKNPLPQTDSESVSKIKPTEDSNLSTENSHRIDNAVLSQPQKASLFPGETCPPVNTFESETVSSSDPSSSSNMLPNIEKSTSHLPIVSNSNSSASLPAHEISENKSVLASEEEISSSTLTIPHDTSNPEVIDKNIDTKSSVITEQPCYETNLTVTDVPIIEPNLVKSSKKGAIPSQVVSEPFTCDTSLEEKSQHVNPRGDNSHKLDENLHSNKNCDKTMEESTFLALNLPIPAEQSIAKPESEYDVIELMSNSQSNDQEIKLEDSFIKSGDSNHSMYDASESTLIIPDLPVSMPENIANWECCALDTLSPDLFITDENENIAHSEENDQRDSNISVPEDSFHALGSDSFGESRPWISNKQSHHLMEESQNSSNGERNSHHTDGSSNSSKEDDDDTDTAEVKEFDTKSSSSSGSHTTSSSFVKCSVEDSNSTRGQSPTSTIASERSDVTKQESEQTTSGDENETATSSDIEILSPPNGENGDRNASPLKHIWLPRPLRFRRAESPISDSSKDSIMPVVSELDEVCYINEPDSPPGMFGNKNQMLLHQHKDYEDNDSICQLLQKQDELQNRLDIREKKLVELSKENIELQENEQRLKNLIQKMRVEQEKESRDIAALTREFTQRLSRVEEQLKNTTRERDDLKVQLEEVKLDLASRISTSDFDEIIKEKDQQIKELTEEGQKLSKKELQHTTIIRKLRAKEEEKNRTIKSQNEELIENTTEVERLRKSIGAKEEQEKKHIDAIRDLTNTVKKLDKEVSTLKSDLEDSREKELSFKKSLDSTYRDLTELKKSYASKEIEVQELKSSLELQAKENLEQSLENAKKDAAREKESLLLQMQDLRSSLSRSEEEANLREKMFKSEIASLQKRLQEADERNEDLTKNMSSATRPLVRQIENLQATFTAQTISWEKIEKNLTDRLSDAQNQIAVLSERERASAERFSEHQSRLTILESQNSSLRQEKLQLTAELEDLRTNLLVLEENKSRENYTLEKVKQNFNAEIKKLKQEKANLESTMATCLEQLDMEKRKVVKLEEEIKLKDARAMILSNVSPCPSPTGSVRSSVSSIHNWSQDESHDMGLHTPVNSYRMSVYESLRLGSGSSLLENLQSQLKQREGEIYQLQSEISKLEQVKESMTCELVQLSEQNENLDKRLALLESLEKEHKDLDQKYNTLLQMYGEKVEETEELQLDLADVKSMYKAQV, encoded by the exons ATGAGCTGGTTTGACACTGCCGGTATTGCTAATTTTGCTAAAACTGCTTTAACTACTGCTCAGAAAACAATAGATAAAGCATTAGACAttcaagaggaaaaaaatcctAGAACAGATAAAAAAGTTGGCACACAGAAATTGG attctgaaagtttttttgaagCCTTTGGTCTGAATGAAAAACCTTCTACGTCACAACCTACTGTTAAACCTAGTAACATAAGTTCTATAAAGCCTAGTCAAAATGCTATACCAAGTAGTACCTTAAAGGAAGGTGATGTACATGGATCAGGGTTTTGGTCTGATACTTGGGGGTCATTTTTCGATGGAAAAAACCCTCTGCCACAAACTGACTCAGAAtctgtttctaaaattaaaccTACAGAAGACAGTAATTTATCTACTGAAAACAGCCACAGAATAGATAATGCTGTCCTTTCACAACCACAAAAAGCTAGTCTGTTTCCTGGAGAAACATGCCCACCTGTTAATACTTTTGAAAGTGAGACTGTGAGCTCTTCTGATCCTTCAAGTTCCTCTAACATGTTACCTAATATTGAGAAATCAACTAGTCATTTACCCATTGTTAGCAACTCAAATAGCTCTGCATCCCTACCTGCACATGAAATCAgtgaaaataaaagtgttttagcCTCTGAAGAAGAAATTAGTAGTAGTACACTTACCATTCCTCATGATACTTCTAACCCAGAGgtaattgacaaaaatattgacaCAAAATCTTCTGTTATCACTGAACAACCCTGTTATGAAACTAACTTAACTGTGACAGATGTGCCTATTATTGAACCAAATTTGGTTAAATCCTCAAAGAAAGGTGCCATACCTTCTCAAGTTGTTTCTGAACCTTTTACCTGTGATACatctttagaagaaaaaagtcAACATGTTAATCCAAGGGGTGACAATAGCCATAAACTTGATGAAAATttgcattcaaataaaaattgtgataaaactATGGAAGAAAGTACATTCCTTGCCCTAAACTTACCTATTCCTGCAGAGCAAAGTATTGCTAAACCAGAGTCAGAGTATGATGTAATAGAGTTAATGTCAAACAGCCAATCAAATGATCAAGAAATTAAACTGGAAGATTCTTTTATCAAATCTGGAGACTCCAATCATTCAATGTATGATGCCAGTGAATCAACATTGATTATTCCTGATTTGCCAGTTTCTATGCctgaaaatattgcaaattggGAATGTTGTGCTTTAGATACCTTATCACCCGATTTGTTTATCActgatgaaaatgaaaatatagctCATAGTGAAGAAAATGATCAGAGAGATTCAAATATCTCTGTGCCAGAAGATTCATTTCATGCTCTCGGTTCTGACTCTTTTGGTGAAAGTCGTCCATGGATTTCAAACAAGCAAAGTCATCACCTAATGGAGGAATCCCAAAATTCATCCAATGGTGAACGAAATTCGCATCATACTGATGGTAGTAGCAACAGTAGCAAAGAGGATGACGATGATACTGATACAGCTGAAGTGAAAGAATTTGATACTAAATCATCAAGCAGCAGTGGCTCGCATACAACATCTAGTTCTTTTGTTAAATGTTCTGTTGAGGATAGCAACTCTACAAGAGGGCAATCTCCTACATCCACCATAGCTTCTGAAAGATCAGACGTCACAAAACAAGAATCAGAACAAACTACTTCTGGTGATGAAAATGAAACTGCTACATCTTCTGACATAGAAATCCTATCACCGCCAAACGGAGAAAATGGAGATCGTAATGCATCACCTCTGAAACACATTTGGCTGCCTCGTCCTCTTAGGTTTCGTAGAGCAGAAAGTCCAATCTCAGATAGTAGCAAAGATAGCATAATGCCAGTTGTCAGTGAACTGGATGAAGTGTGTTATATAAATGAGCCAGATTCACCTCCAGGCATGTTTGGAAATAAAA atCAGATGTTATTACATCAACATAAAGATTATGAAGACAATGATAGTATTTGCCAACTGCTACAG aaacaaGATGAATTACAAAATCGCCTTGacattagagaaaaaaaactggttgaattgagtaaagaaaatattgaactacaagaaaatgaacaaagacttaaaaa cttaattcaaaaaatgagaGTAGAACAAGAAAAAGAATCCAGGGACATAGCTGCTCTTACAAGAGAATTCACCCAACGTCTTTCTCGTGTGGAGGAGCAACTTAAAAATACAACACGG GAAAGAGATGATCTGAAGGTTCAGCTTGAAGAAGTAAAACTAGACTTAGCAAGCAG aatttctacttcagattttgatgaaataatcaaagaaaaagatcAGCAAATTAAAGAACTAACAGAAGAAG GTCAGAAGTTGTCAAAGAAGGAGTTACAGCACACTactattattagaaaattgcGAGCTAAAGAGGAAGAAAAGAATCGTACTATAAAAAGTCAAAA cGAAGAGCTAATTGAAAATACAACAGAGGTAGAAAGACTGAGAAAATCCATTGGAGCAAAAGAAGAACAAGAGAAAAAACACATAG atgctATCAGAGATCTAACAAATACTGTTAAGAAATTAGACAAAGAAGTATCTACATTAAAG aGTGATTTGGAAGATAGCAGAGAGAAAGAGCTCAGCTTTAAAAAATCGCTGGACAGCACTTATAGGGATCTTACAGAATTGAAAAAATCTTACGCATCAAAAGAAATTGAAGTTCAG gaattgaaATCCAGTTTAGAGTTACAAgctaaagaaaatttagaacaatcatTAGAAAATGCCAAAAAGGATGCTGCTAGGGAAAAAGAAAGCTTACTTCTACAAATGCAAGACCTTCGAAGTTCTCTATCTCGATCTGAAGAGGAGGCAAATCTAAGAGAGAAAATGTTCAAATCAGAAATTGCAAGTTTACAAAAA agattGCAAGAAGCTGATGAGAGAAATGAAGATTTAACAAAGAATATGTCATCTG CAACAAGGCCTCTGGTTCGACAGATAGAAAACTTGCAAGCAACATTTACTGCTCAAACAATATCCTGGGAAAAAATCGAAAAGAATCTGACTGACAGACTAA GTGATGCCCAAAATCAAATTGCTGTTCTATCTGAACGAGAGCGTGCAAGTGCTGAAAGGTTTTCAGAACATCAATCAAGATTAACCATTCTGGAATCTCAGAATAGCTCGTTAAGGcaagaaaaattgcaattaactGCTGAATTAGAAGATCTTAGAACAAATCTTCTTgttttggaagaaaataaaagcag GGAGAATTATACACtcgaaaaagtaaaacaaaacttcaatgctgaaattaaaaaactgaaacaagaaaaa GCAAACTTAGAAAGCACAATGGCAACATGTTTGGAGCAGTTAGACATGGAGAAAAGAAAAGTGGTAAAATTAGAGGAAGAAATCAAACTAAAG GATGCTAGAGCAATGATATTGTCAAATGTATCTCCATGTCCATCACCTACTGGTTCTGTCAGAAGTTCTGTTAGCAGCATTCATAATTGGTCTCAG GATGAATCTCATGATATGGGCTTACATACACCAGTAAATAGCTATCGTATGTCGGTTTATGAATCTTTACGATTAGGAAGTGGTTCGTCATTGCTTGAAAACTTGCAGTCACAATTAAAACAAAGAGAGGGAGAAATATATCAACTGCag tctgAAATATCAAAACTAGAACAGGTGAAAGAATCAATGACTTGTGAGTTGGTGCAATTAtcagaacaaaatgaaaatttggatAAAAGATTAGCACTACTTGAGTCATTAGAAAAAGAACACAAG gatcttgatcaaaaatataatactctTCTTCAAATGTATGGGGAAAAGGTTGAAGAAACTGAAGAACTACAACTGGATTTAGCTGATGTTAAGTCCATGTATAAAGCTCAGGTATGA